In one Molothrus aeneus isolate 106 chromosome 8, BPBGC_Maene_1.0, whole genome shotgun sequence genomic region, the following are encoded:
- the LOC136559418 gene encoding DPY30 domain-containing protein 1-like, producing MESQYLKQCLGSCLKKGLAEVVEHRPADPIEYLAHWIYKYRRNLDEEKKRILERAELEQERVAAQAELERLKIQEEQQKLEEQQQAQLEKERAELEAQKKEAEMQLQQTVAEVTDGSEEPDESEPGQTDLPTVIEEEEEEEEEEKEN from the exons ATGGAGTCTCAGTATCTGAAACAATGCCTGGGAAGTTGCTTGAAGAAGGGACTGGCAGAGGTTGTAGAACATCGGCCAGCAGATCCAATAGAGTATCTTGCACACTGGATTTACAAATACAGAAGAAACttagatgaagaaaaaaag AGAATACTGGAGAGAGCTGAGCTGGAACAAGAACGGGTGGCAGCCCAAGCAGAACTTGAAAGGTTAAAAAtccaggaagagcagcagaaacttgaagagcagcagcag GCTCAGTTGGAGAAAGAACGTGCAGAGTTGGAAGCACAGAAAAAGGAAGCTGAAATGCAGTTGCAGCAG ACAGTAGCTGAAGTTACAGATGGATCTGAGGAGCCAGATGAGAGTGAACCT GGTCAAACAGACCTCCCAACCGtaatagaagaagaagaagaggaagaagaagaagaaaaagaaaattag
- the EXOSC3 gene encoding exosome complex component RRP40, producing the protein MAAERGTAAEALVGQVVLPGDLLLLPAHYDEDAEGERLRLSAGTAPQGRLLCGPGLRRSGAGLLVTKCGLLRHRPGGGGAYWVDSQQKRYVPVKGDHVIGIVTAKAGDVFRLDVGGSEPASLSYLAFEGATKRNRPNVQVGDLIYGQFVVANKDMEPEMVCIDSSGRSSGMGIIGQDGFLFKVSLGLIRKLLAPKCEIIQELSQLYPFELVLGMNGRIWVKAKTVQQTLIIVNILEACEYMTAEQRKQALAKLSGN; encoded by the exons ATGGCGGCGGAGCGCGGCACGGCGGCCGAGGCCCTCGTGGGGCAGGTGGTGCTGCCCggggacctgctgctgctccccgcGCACTACGACGAGGACGCGGAGGGCGAGCGGCTGCGGCTGAGCGCGGGCACCGCGCCGCAGGGGCGGCTGCTGtgcgggccggggctgcggcgcagcggggccgggctgctGGTGACCAAGTGCGGGCTGCTGCGGCACCggcccgggggcggcggcgcctACTGGGTGGACTCGCAGCAGAAGCGG TACGTGCCGGTGAAGGGCGACCACGTCATAGGGATCGTGACGGCCAAAGCGGGGGACGTGTTCAGGCTGGACGTGGGCGGCAGCGAGCCGGCCTCCCTGTCCTACCTGGCCTTCGAAGGCGCCACGAAGAGGAACAGGCCGAACGTGCAG GTGGGAGATCTTATTTATGGTCAGTTTGTTGTAGCGAATAAAGACATGGAACCAGAGATGGTCTGTATAGACAGTAGTGGAAGGTCAAGTGGAATGGGAATAATTGGACAAGATGGCTTCCTCTTTAAAGTTTCCTTGGGTCTAATAAGAAA GCTCTTGGCTCCCAAATGTGAAATAATTCAAGAATTGTCACAATTGTACCCATTTGAACTGGTGCTGGGAATGAATGGAAGAATATGGGTAAAAGCAAAAACAGTTCAACAGACTTTAATTATAGTAAATATTTTGGAAGCCTGTGAGTATATGACTGCAGAACAGAGAAAACAAGCGCTTGCCAAACTGTCAGGGAACTAA